Genomic DNA from Brenneria izadpanahii:
GCAGTGCAAAAAGATCCGAATGACTTGACGGTTGCAGTCAGGGTGGCATTGGGCAGGGCCATTACTCAGCAATGGTTCCCTGGCGGCGGCGATATCCACGTCATCGGATTGGGCGCTGGATTAGAAAAAATGTTGATGCAGGCATTACAAAATGGCGGCGGTTTAGAGCCAGGTCTGGCCGATCGTCTGTTGCAGCAGGCTCAGGAAGCGGTACAACACCAGAAAGATATGAATGCGCCGCCGGTGCTGTTGGTCAATCACGCATTACGGCCGCTGCTGTCGCGTTTTTTGCGGCGTAACTTCTCTGATTTGGTGGTTCTCTCTAATCATGAAGTCAGCGATAGCCGTCAAATCCGTATGACTTCAATCATTGGAGCAAATGCCAAGTGAGTCAGATGATGGAAGGCGTGCGTGATATCGCTGTCGTGGACGCCGTTATGCGGAAATGTTTGGGATATTTAAAACATCGCCGCTATGTGGTTCACGGAATATTGGCGGTACCTTTTCTCTTTACGATTGATGGCGTTGCGGCAAAGGAAAGAGGCGGCAGTTGGAGCGATGAGGGGAAGCAGTGGGTATTAAGCCAGCGCGGCAGGCCCGCGGCTTCCTTTGTTTTTAGCGCTGCGGAAAAACTTCCGCAGAGTGCGAGAATCACATCGGTACACTGGCAATACACATTGACGAGAAAGGCTTTCCCTTCGGGATTGAAAGTATTGCTATGTACGTCTATTCGCTGTATGGAATTACCAGGGGGGAAAGGAACCAGTTTGGCGTTTACCGGAGATTGGGCGGGAGATGAGTTTTACT
This window encodes:
- a CDS encoding flagellar protein FlhE, yielding MMEGVRDIAVVDAVMRKCLGYLKHRRYVVHGILAVPFLFTIDGVAAKERGGSWSDEGKQWVLSQRGRPAASFVFSAAEKLPQSARITSVHWQYTLTRKAFPSGLKVLLCTSIRCMELPGGKGTSLAFTGDWAGDEFYFSFSLPGKGPIKPPIRVLNSQLIVNYQY